Proteins co-encoded in one Bradyrhizobium sp. 170 genomic window:
- a CDS encoding XRE family transcriptional regulator, giving the protein MDTIVDDLSARLAHRLRLERDSRGWSLADLAERSGVSKATISKIERAEVSPTAVVLVRLASAFDLTLAGLMLRAEGQGERLSRAADQPVWRDPETGYLRTQVFNRPDHPIEIIKVEMPAKQRVTLPASSYAHIRQVLWVLSGALVLIDGGERHELRAGDCLGFGPPAEVTFANESAAACTYVVALARS; this is encoded by the coding sequence ATGGATACTATAGTAGACGATCTCAGCGCCCGGCTCGCCCACCGCTTGCGGCTCGAGCGCGACAGCCGAGGCTGGTCTCTGGCTGACCTCGCCGAGCGCTCCGGGGTCTCCAAGGCCACCATCAGCAAGATCGAGCGCGCCGAGGTCAGCCCGACCGCGGTGGTGCTGGTTCGGCTTGCCAGCGCCTTCGATCTCACCCTCGCCGGCCTGATGCTGCGGGCCGAAGGCCAGGGCGAACGTCTTTCACGTGCCGCCGACCAGCCGGTGTGGCGCGATCCCGAAACCGGCTATCTGCGCACGCAGGTGTTCAACCGGCCCGACCATCCCATCGAGATCATCAAGGTCGAGATGCCGGCGAAGCAGCGCGTGACGCTGCCCGCCTCATCCTACGCACACATCCGCCAGGTCCTCTGGGTGTTGTCGGGCGCGCTCGTCCTGATCGATGGCGGCGAACGCCACGAACTGCGTGCCGGCGACTGCCTCGGATTCGGTCCGCCGGCGGAAGTGACGTTTGCCAATGAGAGCGCCGCAGCCTGCACCTATGTCGTCGCCCTTGCCCGGAGCTAA
- the secG gene encoding preprotein translocase subunit SecG encodes MQTVIIVVHLMIVSVLIGAVLLQKSEGGGLGMGGGAGFMSSRGTANLLTRTTAILAGIFFLTSMALAWLAGVDRKPASILGTTPTTQSQPGGATPVAPPTSGGVLDTLKKVDEQQAPPGPQAPRSQ; translated from the coding sequence ATGCAGACCGTCATTATCGTTGTTCACCTCATGATCGTTTCGGTGCTGATCGGCGCCGTGCTGCTGCAGAAATCCGAAGGCGGCGGCCTCGGCATGGGTGGCGGCGCCGGCTTCATGTCGAGCCGCGGCACCGCCAATCTCTTGACGCGGACGACGGCGATCCTGGCGGGAATTTTCTTCTTGACCAGCATGGCGCTGGCCTGGCTCGCCGGTGTCGACCGCAAGCCGGCCTCGATCCTCGGCACCACGCCGACGACGCAGTCCCAGCCGGGTGGCGCGACGCCGGTCGCCCCGCCGACCTCCGGCGGCGTGCTCGATACCCTCAAGAAGGTGGATGAACAGCAGGCGCCCCCGGGCCCGCAGGCCCCGCGTTCGCAATAA
- the tpiA gene encoding triose-phosphate isomerase — translation MTDAIRPLIAGNWKMNGLKSALGEFEAMIAGAGALAGKADLLVCPPATLIAGFADTALGSKLAVGAQDCHAKASGAHTGDLSAEMLADAGASAIIVGHSERRADHGETDALVRQKAEAAWRAGLVAIVCIGETQKQRDAGQTLDVCGGQLAGSLPDGATAANLVVAYEPVWAIGTGLTPTPGDVEQVHRFIRGVLTGRFKAEGSRVRILYGGSVKPSNAVELMAVADVNGALVGGASLKATDFLAIAEAC, via the coding sequence ATGACCGACGCCATCCGGCCCCTGATCGCGGGCAACTGGAAAATGAACGGCCTGAAATCCGCCCTGGGTGAATTCGAAGCAATGATTGCAGGCGCAGGCGCACTGGCCGGCAAGGCCGACCTGCTGGTTTGCCCTCCGGCAACCCTGATCGCCGGTTTCGCCGACACGGCGCTCGGTTCAAAACTCGCCGTCGGGGCCCAAGATTGCCACGCGAAGGCTTCGGGTGCCCATACCGGCGATCTCTCGGCGGAAATGCTGGCGGATGCCGGCGCCAGTGCCATCATCGTCGGGCATTCGGAGCGGCGTGCCGACCATGGCGAGACCGACGCGCTGGTCCGCCAGAAGGCAGAGGCGGCCTGGCGGGCGGGGCTCGTGGCAATTGTCTGCATCGGCGAGACTCAGAAGCAGCGCGATGCCGGCCAGACGCTGGATGTCTGCGGCGGGCAGCTCGCGGGTTCGTTGCCGGATGGTGCGACGGCGGCCAATCTGGTGGTGGCCTATGAGCCGGTCTGGGCGATCGGTACCGGGCTGACGCCGACGCCTGGAGATGTCGAGCAAGTTCATCGCTTTATCCGCGGTGTTCTCACCGGCCGATTTAAGGCGGAAGGTAGCAGGGTCCGGATTCTCTACGGCGGATCGGTAAAACCCTCCAACGCGGTGGAACTGATGGCGGTCGCCGATGTCAACGGCGCGCTGGTCGGTGGCGCCAGCCTGAAGGCGACGGATTTTCTGGCGATTGCGGAGGCTTGTTAG
- a CDS encoding GNAT family N-acetyltransferase, whose amino-acid sequence MPDIQIKTLKSSPDTCATLSEMLVETVANGGSVSFMHPLPFGAANEFWRNSLASADRGERIVLGAFDGEDLIGTVSLVLNLAQNQPHRAEIVKMMTRVSHRHRGIATLLLREAERIAIARGRWLLVLDTAEDEGAAGLYERMGFKLTGLIPDYALKPHGGLTGTLIYWKRLQDAVPA is encoded by the coding sequence ATGCCTGACATCCAAATCAAAACACTGAAATCCTCGCCCGATACCTGTGCGACGCTCAGTGAAATGTTGGTCGAAACCGTTGCGAATGGCGGTTCGGTCAGCTTCATGCACCCTCTCCCGTTCGGAGCGGCCAACGAATTCTGGCGCAACTCGCTTGCTTCGGCCGACCGGGGCGAACGGATCGTTCTCGGCGCCTTTGACGGCGAAGACCTGATCGGCACGGTGTCGCTCGTGCTCAACCTCGCGCAGAACCAACCGCATCGCGCCGAGATCGTGAAGATGATGACGCGCGTCAGTCACCGCCATCGCGGCATTGCCACGCTGTTGCTGCGCGAGGCCGAGCGCATCGCGATCGCGCGCGGGCGCTGGCTATTGGTGCTCGATACCGCCGAGGACGAGGGCGCGGCAGGTTTGTACGAACGGATGGGATTCAAGCTGACCGGCCTCATTCCGGACTACGCGCTCAAGCCCCATGGCGGCCTCACGGGCACGCTGATCTACTGGAAGCGATTGCAGGACGCAGTGCCGGCCTGA
- a CDS encoding peptidylprolyl isomerase, with the protein MLRGIRKASSNWLGKIVMATVMGVLIVSFAVWGIADIFKGFGQSSLAKVGKTEISTEQFRQIYTEKLQQLGRSFGRPLTSEQARAFGLDRQVLQQTIAEAALDEEARRIGLAQSQEETMRLIYNDPNFKGLGGKFDPARFQATIRQFGYTEQRYLAEQRRLGLRRQIASTVSAGIEPPKVLIDAMTRFQNEQRSMEYVKLDAAQAGTIDPPSPEALAAYFEDRKTQFRAPEYRKLSFVVISPEEIGKWAEVTDEDAKKVFEQNRDRLGTPEKREVSQMFFPNEGEALAARSRITSGTSFDDLAKERNLNLADVDLGLIAKSAIIDPAIADAAFSLPSGEVSQPVQGRFGVALVKTGKIEPGTTPTFESVAAQIKKELATERARAKVSEIQNKMEDERSGGANVVEASQKLGLTAITIDAVDRSGRTPDGQPVANIPRGLDVVSQAFNSDVGVDNEPIQFAGGYVWYDVLGITPSRERPLDEVRSQVEAKWREDQISNKLRAKATEMVQKVEQGSTLAAEAAAAGSKVETATGFRRDASLSGVPSAAVTAAFRTAKDGVGQTPGAGGSEWVVYRVTDVTVPSVDAASDELKKLKDMLQRGLTDEQVAQYVTKIESEIGTSINQAAFAQVTGANN; encoded by the coding sequence ATGCTTCGAGGAATTCGGAAAGCCTCATCAAACTGGCTCGGCAAGATTGTCATGGCCACCGTGATGGGCGTTTTGATTGTCAGTTTCGCAGTTTGGGGCATCGCCGACATCTTCAAGGGCTTCGGCCAGTCGTCGCTCGCCAAGGTCGGCAAGACCGAGATTTCGACCGAGCAATTCCGCCAGATCTATACCGAAAAGCTGCAGCAGCTCGGCCGCAGTTTCGGCCGTCCGCTGACCTCAGAGCAGGCCCGCGCCTTCGGGCTCGACCGGCAGGTGCTGCAACAGACCATCGCCGAAGCCGCGCTGGATGAGGAAGCCCGGCGCATCGGGCTCGCCCAGTCCCAGGAAGAGACCATGCGGCTGATCTACAACGACCCCAATTTCAAGGGATTGGGCGGCAAGTTCGATCCCGCCCGCTTCCAAGCCACGATCCGGCAGTTCGGCTACACCGAGCAACGCTATCTCGCCGAACAGCGGCGCCTCGGGCTGCGGCGTCAGATCGCCAGCACCGTCTCAGCAGGGATCGAGCCGCCGAAGGTCCTGATCGACGCCATGACCCGATTCCAGAACGAGCAGCGCTCGATGGAATACGTCAAGCTCGACGCCGCGCAGGCCGGCACCATCGACCCGCCCTCGCCCGAGGCGCTGGCCGCCTATTTCGAGGATCGCAAGACCCAGTTCCGCGCACCCGAATATCGCAAACTGTCCTTTGTCGTGATCAGCCCCGAAGAGATCGGCAAATGGGCCGAGGTCACCGACGAGGATGCAAAGAAGGTCTTCGAACAAAATCGCGACCGGCTCGGCACGCCGGAGAAGCGCGAAGTGTCGCAGATGTTTTTTCCCAATGAAGGCGAGGCGCTGGCCGCGCGCAGCCGCATCACGTCGGGAACGTCTTTCGACGACCTCGCCAAGGAGCGCAATCTCAACCTGGCCGACGTCGATCTCGGCCTGATCGCAAAGAGCGCGATCATCGATCCGGCGATCGCGGATGCGGCGTTCTCGCTGCCATCGGGCGAAGTCAGCCAGCCCGTGCAAGGGCGGTTCGGCGTGGCGCTGGTCAAGACCGGCAAGATCGAGCCGGGCACGACGCCGACCTTTGAAAGCGTCGCAGCCCAGATAAAGAAGGAACTCGCGACCGAACGCGCGCGCGCCAAGGTCAGCGAAATCCAGAACAAGATGGAAGACGAGCGCTCTGGCGGCGCCAATGTGGTGGAGGCTTCGCAGAAACTCGGCCTGACCGCGATCACGATCGACGCCGTCGATCGTTCCGGCCGCACGCCCGACGGCCAGCCGGTGGCCAACATTCCGCGCGGCCTCGACGTGGTCTCGCAGGCGTTCAACAGCGACGTCGGCGTCGATAACGAACCGATCCAGTTTGCCGGCGGCTATGTCTGGTACGACGTGCTCGGCATCACGCCCTCGCGCGAGCGCCCGCTCGACGAGGTTCGCAGCCAGGTCGAGGCGAAGTGGCGCGAAGACCAGATTTCGAACAAGCTGCGGGCGAAAGCCACCGAGATGGTGCAGAAGGTCGAGCAAGGCAGCACGCTCGCAGCCGAAGCGGCGGCGGCCGGATCGAAGGTCGAGACCGCGACGGGCTTCCGCCGCGACGCCTCGCTTTCAGGCGTCCCCTCGGCCGCCGTCACGGCCGCATTCCGGACGGCCAAGGACGGCGTCGGGCAGACGCCGGGCGCCGGCGGCAGCGAGTGGGTCGTGTACCGCGTCACCGACGTGACCGTGCCGTCGGTCGACGCCGCCTCCGATGAGCTGAAGAAACTGAAGGACATGTTGCAGCGTGGACTGACCGACGAACAGGTTGCGCAATACGTGACGAAGATCGAATCCGAGATCGGGACCTCCATCAACCAGGCCGCCTTCGCGCAGGTGACGGGCGCTAACAACTGA
- a CDS encoding CTP synthase, with protein MARYIFITGGVVSSLGKGLASAALGALLQARGYKVRLRKLDPYLNLDPGTMSPYQHGEVFVTDDGAETDLDLGHYERFTGRPATKADNITTGRIYQDIITKERRGDYLGATIQVVPHVTNAIKEFVLSGNDEYDFVLVEIGGTVGDIEGLPFFEAIRQLKNELPRDHAVYIHLTLLPFIPSAGELKTKPTQHSVKELRSIGIQPDILLCRTDREIPKEERRKLGLFCNVRESAVIEARDVDNIYAVPEAYHAAGLDDEVLAAFGIAPKIPPALQSWNVINERVRNPEGAVTIAIVGKYTGMKDAYKSLIEALSHGGIANKVKVNLDWIESEVFENEDPAPFLEHVNGILVPGGFGQRGAEGKIRAAQFARVRDVPYFGICFGMQMAVIEAARNLVGIEEANSTEFGPTKEPLVGLMTEWLRGNELEKRSKSGDLGGTMRLGAYPAALKRGSRVSQVYGGATEISERHRHRYEVNTAYKDRLEQHGLRFSGLSPDGVLPEIVEYEDHPWFIGVQFHPELKSRPFEPHPLFASFIQAAVVQSRLV; from the coding sequence ATGGCGCGGTACATTTTCATCACCGGCGGCGTGGTTTCTTCGCTCGGAAAGGGTCTGGCTTCGGCGGCACTCGGTGCCCTGCTGCAGGCTCGCGGGTACAAGGTCCGTCTCCGCAAACTCGACCCCTATCTCAACCTCGATCCCGGAACGATGTCGCCGTATCAGCACGGCGAAGTGTTCGTGACCGACGACGGCGCCGAGACCGATCTCGATCTCGGCCATTACGAGCGCTTCACCGGGCGTCCGGCCACCAAGGCCGACAACATCACCACCGGGCGCATCTATCAGGACATCATTACCAAGGAACGCCGCGGCGATTATCTCGGCGCGACCATCCAGGTCGTCCCGCACGTCACCAACGCGATCAAGGAATTCGTGCTCTCGGGCAATGACGAATATGATTTCGTGCTGGTGGAAATCGGCGGCACCGTCGGCGACATCGAAGGCCTGCCGTTCTTCGAAGCGATTCGTCAGCTCAAGAACGAACTGCCGCGGGATCACGCCGTCTATATTCATTTGACGCTGCTGCCGTTCATCCCGAGCGCCGGCGAGCTCAAGACCAAGCCGACCCAGCACTCGGTGAAGGAACTGCGCTCGATCGGCATCCAGCCGGATATCCTTTTGTGCCGCACCGACCGTGAAATCCCCAAGGAAGAGCGGCGCAAGCTCGGCCTGTTCTGCAACGTGCGCGAAAGCGCCGTGATCGAGGCGAGGGACGTCGACAACATCTACGCCGTGCCGGAGGCCTATCATGCCGCTGGCCTCGACGACGAGGTCTTGGCCGCGTTCGGCATCGCGCCAAAAATTCCGCCGGCGCTGCAGAGCTGGAACGTGATCAATGAGCGCGTGCGCAACCCGGAAGGCGCGGTGACCATTGCCATCGTCGGCAAATACACCGGCATGAAGGACGCCTATAAATCGCTGATCGAGGCGCTGTCGCATGGCGGCATCGCCAACAAGGTGAAGGTCAATCTCGACTGGATCGAGAGCGAAGTGTTCGAGAACGAGGACCCGGCGCCGTTCCTCGAACACGTCAACGGCATCCTGGTGCCCGGCGGCTTCGGCCAGCGCGGCGCCGAGGGCAAGATCCGCGCGGCGCAGTTCGCCCGCGTCCGCGACGTGCCGTATTTCGGCATCTGCTTTGGCATGCAGATGGCGGTGATCGAAGCCGCCCGCAATCTCGTCGGCATCGAGGAGGCGAATTCGACCGAGTTCGGCCCGACCAAGGAGCCGCTCGTGGGCCTGATGACGGAATGGCTGCGCGGCAACGAACTGGAGAAACGCTCGAAATCCGGCGACCTCGGCGGCACCATGCGGCTTGGCGCGTATCCTGCGGCGCTCAAGCGCGGCAGCCGCGTGTCGCAAGTCTATGGCGGCGCGACCGAGATTTCGGAGCGCCATCGCCATCGCTATGAGGTCAACACCGCCTACAAGGATCGCCTCGAGCAGCACGGCCTGCGCTTCTCCGGCCTGTCGCCCGACGGCGTCTTGCCGGAGATCGTCGAATACGAGGACCATCCCTGGTTCATCGGCGTGCAATTCCATCCCGAGCTGAAGTCGCGGCCGTTCGAACCGCATCCGCTGTTTGCGTCGTTCATTCAGGCGGCGGTGGTGCAGAGCCGGTTGGTGTAG
- the trpD gene encoding anthranilate phosphoribosyltransferase — MDDLKSIIGKVATGATLSREEAASAFDSMMSGEATPSQMGGLLMALRVRGETVDEITGAVSAMRGKMLRVQAPADAVDVVGTGGDGSGSVNVSTCASFIVAGAGVPVAKHGNRALSSRSGAADVLASLGVKIDLTPDQVGRCVAEAGIGFMFAPAHHPAMKNVGPTRVELATRTIFNLLGPLSNPAGVKRQMVGVFSRHWVQPLAQVLKNLGSESVWVVHGSDGLDEITLTGPSFVASLDNGKITTFEVTPEDAGLTCCNVDALRGGDADANAVALSGVLNGKPSAYRDVALLNAAAALIVAGRAKDLKEGVALGAKSLDSGAAAARLKHLIAVSRG; from the coding sequence ATGGACGACCTCAAATCTATCATCGGAAAAGTCGCCACCGGCGCGACGCTGTCGCGTGAAGAGGCGGCCTCCGCCTTCGACAGCATGATGTCCGGCGAGGCCACGCCCTCGCAGATGGGCGGGCTGTTGATGGCGCTGCGGGTCCGTGGCGAAACCGTCGACGAGATCACCGGCGCGGTGTCGGCGATGCGCGGCAAGATGCTGCGGGTCCAGGCGCCCGCGGACGCCGTCGACGTGGTCGGCACCGGCGGTGACGGCTCCGGTTCGGTCAACGTCTCGACCTGCGCTTCCTTCATCGTCGCGGGCGCCGGCGTGCCTGTCGCCAAGCATGGCAACCGCGCGCTGTCGTCACGCTCGGGCGCGGCCGACGTGCTGGCCTCCCTCGGCGTCAAGATCGACCTCACGCCCGACCAGGTCGGCCGCTGCGTGGCCGAGGCCGGCATCGGCTTCATGTTCGCGCCTGCGCATCATCCGGCCATGAAGAACGTCGGCCCGACCCGGGTCGAGCTCGCCACCCGCACGATCTTCAACCTGCTCGGACCGCTCTCCAATCCGGCCGGCGTGAAGCGGCAGATGGTCGGCGTGTTCTCCAGGCACTGGGTGCAGCCCTTGGCGCAGGTGCTGAAAAATCTCGGCTCCGAATCCGTCTGGGTGGTGCACGGCTCCGACGGACTCGATGAAATCACCCTCACCGGGCCAAGTTTCGTCGCCAGCCTCGACAACGGCAAGATTACCACCTTCGAGGTGACGCCGGAGGACGCGGGCCTCACCTGTTGCAATGTCGACGCGCTTAGGGGCGGCGACGCGGATGCCAATGCGGTGGCGCTCTCGGGCGTGCTCAACGGCAAGCCCAGCGCCTATCGCGACGTCGCGCTGTTGAACGCCGCGGCGGCGCTGATCGTGGCCGGCCGCGCCAAGGACTTGAAAGAAGGCGTCGCGCTCGGCGCCAAATCGCTCGACAGCGGCGCGGCGGCCGCCCGGCTGAAACACCTGATCGCGGTCTCGCGCGGCTGA